The sequence below is a genomic window from Thermodesulfobacteriota bacterium.
CCGGGCGGAGGTGGCCGAGGTCACCGCCCCCGGGGCCGAGGGCGAGTTCGGCGTGCTCGGCGGCCACACCCCCTTCCTCACCGCTCTCGGGGTGGGGGAGCTCATGTACCGCATCGGCTCGGAAGAACACTTCCTCGCCGTGCGCCGCGGCTTCGCCGAGGTGCAGCACGCCAAGGTGACCGTGCTCGCCGAGGAGGCCGAGTTCCCCGCCGAGATCGACCTCCAGGCGGCCGAAGCCCTCAAGGCCGAGGCCGAGCGCGAGCTCCAGACCTACTCCCGGGAAGCCAAGGAGTACCTCGAGGCCGAAGCCAAGATGGAGCGGGCCATGAACCAGCTTCACGTGGGCGGGCGCCGGCGCTGAGCGCGGGTGAAGAAATCGTCGCGAGCACGCCGGAGTGCAAGGTGCGCGCGAGGGACCGACGAGACATGTCGTGCAGATAGGCGAGGAGTGAACGAGCGCGCATCACAGCAGCCGCGCAGCAGATTTGTTCACACGCTCTGAGGGCTCGTCCCTCGCTGCACGTGAGAAGGGGCACCCGCTCTCGGGGGTGCCCCTCGTCGCTTCCCCGGGGCTCCGGACTACCCCTGCGCCGGGATTTCTTCCACCGCGTAGTTGCCCGGGCCCAGGGTCCGGTCCAGCCGTGCCTGCACACCGGGAGCCTTTTCCCCGCCGCGCAGCACCAGGCACGGCTTTCCGCCCCGGCCAAAGACCAGTCCCTCCCCGTCGGCGTCGATGCCCTCCAGGACCCGCCTTGCCTCCTCCCACCTCTTGGCCGGCTTCAGTCCCAGGGACCCCGCGTACTGCACCGCTCCCTCCACCAGGGCCTTGGCCCTTCCCGGCTCGCACGCCTCGAACTCCACCGGGTCGTTGAAAATGTGGGGCTTCACCCGCTCCCGATACTCCTCCTCGCTCAGCCGCGGCATGACCGCGGTTGCCTTCAGGCCCGTGCACAGGGGATCCACGTAGTAACCTCCCACCACGAGCGTCCCATCGGGTGCCCGCCGGGTTACCAGAATGTGGGCCAGGCCGCGCTCCTGCCACCCCTTGCTCACCACACACTCCCCCACGGGAAACTCCTTTGCGCGGCTGAGCAGCCCCTCCTGGCCCCCTCCCTGGCTCGCCCCCCGGTGCAGTGACTTTTCCTCCCTCACCCGCTGCTCTCGCTTCTTGCGCTTCAGGGCAGCGCGCTGCTCCCTCCTCGGGTCCTTCCCCATCTCTTGCCTCCCCTCTCTCGACAGCAGTCTCCTGCCCCCCGTTTTTCGCGAAACGGTAGCTCAAACGCGCAGTTGCGTCAACGACCCCCAGGCAGCTCCCGACCGGCCGGCCCAATAAACCCCTTGCCTGCCCCCGGCCCCCTTTGGTAGTCTCCACCCCACGCCGCGAGGGCCCGATGGGTCCTGCTCCTTCCCTGTCCCGTTCCCTGCTCGCGCCTCACCCTGGTCCATCTTCTCCACAGTTTTATCCACAGCTGTGGATAATTGCCTTCGGTCGGAACCTCCCATGGAGAACCTTTGGAAGGGAGTGCTGAGAGACCTGGAGGGCAGCCTTCCGCCCCATACCTTTTCCACGTGGGTTGCCCCCATCCACCCCGTCAAGCTGCAAGATGGCCGACTGACCCTGGAGGTTCCCAACCGGTTCTTCATCGACTGGCTCCAGGACAATGCCTTCCCCACCCTCATTCTCGACAGCGTCCACCGCCGGGGCGGTCCCACCCTCGAACTCGACTTCGTGGTCCAAAAGACCGACAAGCCCTACCTCCGGCGTTCCTCGCCCCTCCCGGTCAAGGCCGAACCCACGCCTTCCGAGTGGAAGGAGAAGGCCCGCCGTCTGGGACTGAATCCGAAGTACACCTTCGATTCCTTCGTGGTGGGCTCCTCCAACCAGTTTGCCCACGCGGCGTGCCTCGCCGTCGCGGAGAAGTCCCCCCGCACCTACAATCCCCTCTTCATCTACGGCGGAGTCGGTCTCGGGAAGACACACCTCCTGAGCGCCATCGGAAACTTCAAGCTCGCCACCTACCCGGACATCCGCGTCTGCTACGTCCACAGCGAGAGCTTCATGAATGAGCTCATTCATGCTCTCCAGAACAAGAAGATGCCCGAGTTCCGCGAAAAGTACCGCCGCATGGACATCCTTCTCATGGACGACATTCAGTTCATCTCCGGAAAGGAACGAACCCAGGAGGAGTTCTTCCATACCTTCAATGCCCTCTACGAGAGCCACCGCAACATCGTTGTGACGAGCGACAAGTTCCCGAAAGAGATTCCCGGCCTCGAAGATCGCCTACGGTCCCGCTTCGAGTGGGGCCTGATCGCCGACATCCAGCCTCCGGACCTGGAAACGAAGGTCGCGATCCTTCAGAAGAAGGCAGAAATTGAATCCATTCCCCTTCCCTCTGACGTCGCCATCTTTCTTGCCAGCAACTTCGCAAGCAACGTCCGCGAGCTCGAAGGCTCTCTCGTGCGAATCGCTGCATTTTCCAGCCTCACCAATAATCCCATTACCATAGACCTCTCGAAGGAAGTGCTGAAGGACTTCATCCGCGACGGAGGACGGGAGGTTACCATTGACGTCATCCTCAAGGCGGTTTGCCAGCACTTCCAGATCACCCTTGCGGACCTCAAGGGAAAGCGCCGCACCAAGGGCCTGTCCCATCCTCGCCAAGTCGCCATGTACCTGTGCAGGGAGTTGACCTCCTCCTCCTTTCCCGAGATCGGCCAGAAGATCGGGGGCCGTGACCACAGCACTGTCATGTACGCCTGTTCGAAGATCGCCGCCGCCCTACCCCTGAACTCCGATCTCCGGAGCCAGGTGGAGACCTTGCGTTCGTCCCTCACGGGATAACCTGTGGTTACCGTGTGTATCGCTCTATGGATAACCTGTGGACAAACCCAGACCCTTTCCCCTCTGTGGAAAAGACACCGGTTCTCCCCAGGTTTGTCCACAGCTCCGGCGTCCCTTTTCCCGGGCGCTCCCATCGCTTATCCACAAGTTTCACAGCCCCTACTACTACGAATGAGATTTAACAAAAAAAAGAATTCGAAGGAGATGGTCCTATGAAGATCCGCTTGTCCCAGGAGAGCTTCGCGTCCGTCCTTTCCCTCGCCCAGTCCGTGCTGGAGAGAAAGAGCACGAGACCCATCCTGGAGAACATCCTCCTCCAGACTGGGGACCAGCGGGTCCTGGTCTGTGCGACCGACCTGCGGGTCAGCCTCGTTCAGCGCGAGCCCTGTGCCGTGGAGATGCCGGGTTCCATCGCCCTTCCCGGCCGGAAGCTCCATGAGATCGTGCGCGAAATGCCCCGGGGAAGCGTGGACATGGAGGTCAAGGAGAACCAGTGGGTCACGGTGACGGCGGGAAAGAGCGTGTTCCATCTGCCGGGGACCGCTGCCGACGAGTATCCTTCCTTTCCTTCGCCCCCGGAGCGCTTTCTGCGCCTGGATGCGCGCCTCTTCCGCGAGATGCTCGATAAGACCTTGTTTGCCGCCTCCAACGATGAATCGCGTCCCTACCTGTGTGGGGTGTATGCGAAAGCCTGGACCAACGACAGTGGTGAGGCGCTTCTGCGGATGGTGGCGACCGACGGCCACCGGCTGGCCCTCATCGACCGTCCCGTCGGGTCGGCGCTCGACCCCTTTCGGGAGGGGATCATCATCCCCAAGAAGGGACTCGGAGAACTCAAGAGCGTCCTCGACGGGGTGGAAGGAGAGTTCGACATCGTTTCCGACCAGGGAAGGGTGTTTGCGCGGGTCGGGTCTACCGATCTCTCGGTGACCCTCATCGAGGGAACCTTCCCCAACTATCAGCAGGTGGTGCCCGCCGAGTCTCCCAACGGGCTGCGCATCAAGAGAGGGGATTTCCTGGATGCCCTTCGGCGGGTCTCCCTCCTGAGCGATCAGGAGAGCCGCAGCGTGGTCCTGGAGGCCGACGGAGAGACCGTGGCCCTCAGTTCGGCAGACGTGCGCATGGGAGAAGCCCGGGAGGAGGTCCAGGGGGTCTTTTCCGGTCCGCCCCTGCGGATCGCCTTCAATGCGGCGTATTTTCTAGACGCCCTCAAGGCGGTGGGGGGAGACGAGGTCATCCTCTCGGTTCACGATCCCCTCTCTCCGTGCCTGCTGCGAAGCGCCGACGACACGAGGTTCCTGTGCGTGGTCATGCCCATGCGCGTCGACTGAGATGGTGCTGGCGCACCTGAGGGCGCGCCGGTTTCGCAACCTCGGCGACCTGAGCCTCGATCCCGGTACCAGGGTGTGCGTCCTGTTCGGGGACAACGCCCAGGGAAAGACCAACGTCGTCGAAGCGATCCATCTGCTCTCCAACCTTCAAAGTTTTCGTACTCGGCGCACCCGCGATCTGATAGGATCGGGGTTTGCGGAAGCCCTGTTGGAGGGAGAGATCCTGGGGCGAACGGGCACGGTGCGACTGCAGTTGCGGTTGGACGAAGGGGGTCGTACGGCGCGAGTCGATGGAAAGGTTCCTTCCAGTATTTCCTCCTACCTCTCGGAGTTTC
It includes:
- the dnaN gene encoding DNA polymerase III subunit beta, whose amino-acid sequence is MKIRLSQESFASVLSLAQSVLERKSTRPILENILLQTGDQRVLVCATDLRVSLVQREPCAVEMPGSIALPGRKLHEIVREMPRGSVDMEVKENQWVTVTAGKSVFHLPGTAADEYPSFPSPPERFLRLDARLFREMLDKTLFAASNDESRPYLCGVYAKAWTNDSGEALLRMVATDGHRLALIDRPVGSALDPFREGIIIPKKGLGELKSVLDGVEGEFDIVSDQGRVFARVGSTDLSVTLIEGTFPNYQQVVPAESPNGLRIKRGDFLDALRRVSLLSDQESRSVVLEADGETVALSSADVRMGEAREEVQGVFSGPPLRIAFNAAYFLDALKAVGGDEVILSVHDPLSPCLLRSADDTRFLCVVMPMRVD
- the dnaA gene encoding chromosomal replication initiator protein DnaA; the encoded protein is MENLWKGVLRDLEGSLPPHTFSTWVAPIHPVKLQDGRLTLEVPNRFFIDWLQDNAFPTLILDSVHRRGGPTLELDFVVQKTDKPYLRRSSPLPVKAEPTPSEWKEKARRLGLNPKYTFDSFVVGSSNQFAHAACLAVAEKSPRTYNPLFIYGGVGLGKTHLLSAIGNFKLATYPDIRVCYVHSESFMNELIHALQNKKMPEFREKYRRMDILLMDDIQFISGKERTQEEFFHTFNALYESHRNIVVTSDKFPKEIPGLEDRLRSRFEWGLIADIQPPDLETKVAILQKKAEIESIPLPSDVAIFLASNFASNVRELEGSLVRIAAFSSLTNNPITIDLSKEVLKDFIRDGGREVTIDVILKAVCQHFQITLADLKGKRRTKGLSHPRQVAMYLCRELTSSSFPEIGQKIGGRDHSTVMYACSKIAAALPLNSDLRSQVETLRSSLTG
- a CDS encoding F0F1 ATP synthase subunit epsilon; translated protein: MTKDAFLLEVVTPYRQLVRAEVAEVTAPGAEGEFGVLGGHTPFLTALGVGELMYRIGSEEHFLAVRRGFAEVQHAKVTVLAEEAEFPAEIDLQAAEALKAEAERELQTYSREAKEYLEAEAKMERAMNQLHVGGRRR